The following DNA comes from Flavisolibacter ginsenosidimutans.
TACGCCGTTGCTAATGATTACGCTGTAAGATCCTTGTTGGCTGGCAATGTAAGTAGCGGCCGTTGCGTCGTTGATCAACGAGCCATTTCTAAACCACTGGTAGGTTCCACCGCCGGTAGCTGTTAACGCAACCGAATTACCGGCACAGATGCTGGCAACAGCAGGAGAAACGGTGCCACTGGGTAAGGGCACTACGGTAATGACTGCACTGTTTGTTGCCGGACCTGCGCAGACACCGTTTATAATGGTAGCTGTGTAAGTGCCCGCTTGCGTAGCATTATATGTACTGCTTGTAGCCGAAGGAATAAGAACCCCGTTTCGATACCACTGATAGGTATTACCACCGCTTAGAGTTAACACCTGCGTGCCACCGCTGCAAATGGTAGCCGCCGAAGGTGAAATGCTTCCTGTGGGTATCGGGGTACTTAACGATACGGACAAAGTGGGAGAAACACAGCCAGAGGGGAATTTTGCCGTAACGCTGTACGCACCCGGAGCAAGGCCGGTAAAGTTGTTTGAGGTTTGATAAGTTGTTCCGTTAACGCTATAGGTTATTCCCGTTGCGGGAGCCGGGCTGGTGACGTTGATGCTGCCCGTTGCCAGCACGCAATTTGGCTGAACAACCGTCGCCGTTGGTGGCGAAGGGGTCGTGCGGTCTGGAATATCAACTCTTATGCCGTTTGAATTATCCGTGCAATTACCAAACGTTACAATCCTCCTGTAACAAAGATTGGGATCCGCCGAAGAGGGGACCGCATAATCTTTCGCAATTGCACCAGGAATGGGCGAATAACCACCGTTTCCGGTGCAATTATTCGGATTTGCCTCCCATTGGTAACTGATTGTGCCGTTGCCGCCTACGGTAGGGGTAGACCCTTGCAAATAACCTACTGTTCCTGCGCAAACAGCCTGGCTTAACGTGATGACGTTGTTCTGAATGCATTGGGCGTTTGTCGTTAGGGAAAAAAAGATAAAAAGCAAAATCCCAAAAAAGGTAACGAGCCTCGGAAGAAGAGGGCGGGAAAATGGCCAGGGTTTTTCCTTTCGGTTTACAAGAAACATGATTGCAGTATTCTCCATTTAAAACGTTCGGTAGCAAATAAGTCATCATAAGGTAGAATGAAACGAGAGCCTTGCTTCAGCCTGTCGAAACAATAAATTCGGATAAGGAAAGTGCGGCTTTACCAAAGGAGATTGGGCGGCGGTTTAGGACAGAGGCCTAAATTACAGTTTCCCGAAATAGGAATAAGAAAACCGGATTTATTTTTTGCCCGCCGGCATACAGGCAAAAAATCCGGGCCAAGTAGCCGGCGCAAGCTTTTTACTCTTGCGTAAACGTTTGAGCAAACCGAGTGTATTCTCCACTGAACTCTTATTCGCTCAAACTCAAGACTACCCGGAAGCCCACTTCGTTGCTTTTGCTGGCGGGCGTTCGCTTGTTGCGGAACGAGGGTCGAAAGTGGTCGCCAACGTAATCTTTAAAATTGCCGCCGCGAATCACTTTCTCCTTGCCTGTGACCGGCCCCGCGGGATTAAGCCGGCTGCGTTCTACTTTATAAAAACCCGGACTGTACCAATCCGAACACCATTCTGAAACGTTGCCCGTCATATCGTAAATGCCAGCCGCATTGGGTTCCCGTCTTCCCACCGGGTGCGGTTTGCTTTGGGCATTGGAAAAATACCAGGCTGTTTTTTTTATGTAGGCTTCCTGCCCGCCGGCTTTGTCAATTTCATCTTTGCCGCCGGTGCGGGCCACATACTCCCATTCGGCTTCGGTAGGCAGGCGGAATTTCCGGTTGCTCAATGAATCGAGCCTGCGAACGAAGCGCACAGCATCTTCCCAACTTACATTCTCCACGGGGCAGGTTTCACAGCCTTTGTTCGCACTTGGGTTGTACCCCATGATGCTTTGCCATTGGTGCTGCGTCACTTCAAATTTGCTAAAATAAAAAGGACTAAGCGTTACGGAATGTTCGGCTTCGTCGCGTGCAGGCGCACGGTTATTGCCCATCGTAAAACTTCCGCCTTTAATAAGCACCGCGTTGCTAAGTAGAAAATTGACGGTTTCTTTTTGCGCTTCTTCTTTGGTCAGCACCGTTCGTCTTGCCTTTGTGCCTGCGAAATTTTTGTTTTGAGTTGCCGTATCCAAAGGGAAGCCTGCATTTTGCAAACGCGTCCGTTCGGCAGCCTTTTCATCAATTACATACAACATGTCCAGAAACACCTCGTTTGTTCCCTCTTCCGAAACCGTAAAAACATCGCTTAATTCGTCGCCTGTAGTCTTGCTTTTTACCCGGTAGCGATAGTCGCCCGGCGCCAGTTTCAAATAGCGGAAATCCGTTTTGAGAACAGAACCTTTGGCTTCTCCGTTGATGTACAAATCGCAATCATCGTTGGTGGCGAAAAGCACGTCAATCACTTGTATTGCTGCGGTATCGGCATTGTTTTTTGCTGGCTGACTTTTTCCACTTTCCTGCTGCCCCCAGCCCGTACCAAAAAAAAGCAGGCAGCATAACCAACAGGCTATTTTTTTCGTCATGAGTGATCTATCGGTACAATGTGGTGAATGAATAAACGCAAAGACTCTTCTGGAAACCTTCGTCACGCTTGCGGCAAATCCCGGCTTAAAAATACGTTTTTACAAATATGAGGTCTTTTGCAATAAAACCAATTGCAGGTGGGCTCTGTTTCCAACAAAAAGAAACAAGGCAGCAAAAGGGAAGGCCGTTCAGTTTTTCATTACCCAGAACTAAAATCAGCCGCAAAGGCAAGGCGTTGAAAACATGACGGGTCAAACATCAATTGTTTTTGCTCACAGCACTGTTTTGCGTGCTTAACTTTTTTATGAGGTTCACTTCGTCTTGCCGGTACGGTGTGCCGTCGGGAAAGAAGATGTCGTGAAACCATTCGACCGGTTGATCGCCACTCGGTATTGGCGTGTCCCACGCATAGATGGTGTTTGACTTGCCTGAAACAAATCCCCAGTTAATGGCGCCAACGTTTTCCTTTTCCAACAAAGGAAGAATATTAGAGAAACGGCTGTTTCGGGTGCGGGCCATGTACTCGGTACAAATGAGCGGACGACCAGCAGCCTTCAACAATTCGATGACGCGTTGATGCCATTGGGGTTCTTCGTAATCGTGATACGTAATGATGTCGGAATTGTTCAATTGAAAGGCGTTAAGCTTTTCGTAATCCCAGGCCCACAAGCCTGCGCTTATCGGTTGTTCGGGAGCCACTTCTCTTGCCCACTGAAAAACCTTTTTTAGCAGAGGCAGCGATGAATCACGCTTGCCGGAATTACCGGGTTCATTGTACAAATCCCAAAGAAGAATTCTTTTGTCGGTGCGAAAAGTTGTGAGCACGTCTTTTACGTAGCCCTCCAACTGAGGAAACAAGGTTGAGTCGTTCGACGCGGGTTGCCCGGGGTCTTGTACCCAGCCGGAGTTATGAA
Coding sequences within:
- a CDS encoding glycoside hydrolase 5 family protein, whose product is MNRNHFLLFVCLLFSLTPFAQKKEAKQATVVTQAAQRWTAEKATQWYNNHRWITGANFLPSTAINQLEMWQADTFDPATIDRELGWAESIGFNTMRVFLHSVAWKQDATGFKKRMNDFLSIADKHHIQPVFVFFDDCWNKVPHAGKQPEPKPGIHNSGWVQDPGQPASNDSTLFPQLEGYVKDVLTTFRTDKRILLWDLYNEPGNSGKRDSSLPLLKKVFQWAREVAPEQPISAGLWAWDYEKLNAFQLNNSDIITYHDYEEPQWHQRVIELLKAAGRPLICTEYMARTRNSRFSNILPLLEKENVGAINWGFVSGKSNTIYAWDTPIPSGDQPVEWFHDIFFPDGTPYRQDEVNLIKKLSTQNSAVSKNN
- a CDS encoding formylglycine-generating enzyme family protein, producing MTKKIACWLCCLLFFGTGWGQQESGKSQPAKNNADTAAIQVIDVLFATNDDCDLYINGEAKGSVLKTDFRYLKLAPGDYRYRVKSKTTGDELSDVFTVSEEGTNEVFLDMLYVIDEKAAERTRLQNAGFPLDTATQNKNFAGTKARRTVLTKEEAQKETVNFLLSNAVLIKGGSFTMGNNRAPARDEAEHSVTLSPFYFSKFEVTQHQWQSIMGYNPSANKGCETCPVENVSWEDAVRFVRRLDSLSNRKFRLPTEAEWEYVARTGGKDEIDKAGGQEAYIKKTAWYFSNAQSKPHPVGRREPNAAGIYDMTGNVSEWCSDWYSPGFYKVERSRLNPAGPVTGKEKVIRGGNFKDYVGDHFRPSFRNKRTPASKSNEVGFRVVLSLSE